One genomic region from Drosophila busckii strain San Diego stock center, stock number 13000-0081.31 chromosome 3R, ASM1175060v1, whole genome shotgun sequence encodes:
- the LOC108601491 gene encoding uncharacterized protein LOC108601491: MAASIVKFLIVCLLCSVVLALRDKYCSKEYCSIPKAKHIACGKTKDHFGRKCESDARVVNISDINEILVFRLNEYRSLVAKGGYNGYMPAARMGSLSWNKELADMAEYNVRECTLHKDVCFNTKHFRHVGHIASYRGLHGGTQTVSQLLSELLRTWFEPQGEITMNDIVNYYGTSTKLYQNTDFLQIILENANSIGCAALQQMKNGWHQTYFTCIFENGLVVGKPIYTPGRVAGEDCWFAKHPKFKHLCSDKEDYHSRKSKAKAQVQDKAKAQDKVKAQDKVKARSGASIKQADAAPAEGSEATTTGEAAVTDGTELKPANGSEATSTAESQSSSLVVESQTTATQAAESSAVGSETSSTSEKTSTNLDAGQETTISTDGNDVSTTSEPAAETEDEDAFTTTKAPLSILRKEFEKYLRMLNMAAKLVQIKRIVIKTNNYAVGARKSGRRCSDDIWPMIWALGNIRR, translated from the exons ATGGCCGCTTCAATCGTCAAGTTTTTAATAGTCTGTCTGCTCTGCAGCGTAGTCCTTGCTCTAAGGGATAAGTACTGCAGCAAGGAATATTGTAGCATTCCAAAAGCTAAGCATATTGCATGTGGAAAAACAAAGGAT CATTTCGGTCGTAAATGTGAATCAGATGCTAGGGTGGTCAATATCTCTGATATTAATGAAATACTTGTATTTCGCCTAAACGAATATCGCTCTTTGGTGGCTAAAGGTGGCTACAATGGATATATGCCAGCTGCTCGCATGGGATCGCTTTCATGGAATAAAGAACTTGCTGATATGGCCGAGTACAATGTCCGTGAATGCACATTGCACAAGGATGTGTGTTTCAATACAAAACATTTCCGCCACGTTGGTCATATCGCCTCCTATCGCGGCCTTCATGGAGGCACCCAAACAGTTAGCCAATTACTAAGTGAATTACTAAGAACTTGGTTTGAGCCACAGGGAGAGATCACAATGAACGATATTGTCAACTACTACGGTACTTCGACCAAACTGTATCAAAATACAGATTTTCTGCAAATTATTCTGGAGAATGCCAATTCGATTGGATGCGCAGCTCTGCAGCAGATGAAAAATGGATGGCACCAAACATATTTTACGTGTATTTTTGAGAATGGTCTCGTTGTGGGAAAACCAATTTATACACCAGGGAGAGTTGCAGGCGAGGACTGTTGGTTTGCCAAGCATCCGAAGTTTAAACATCTTTGCAGCGATAAAGAGGACTACCATTCCCGTAaatctaaagctaaagctcaaGTTCAAgataaagctaaagctcaaGATAAAGTTAAAGCTCAAGATAAAGTTAAAGCTCGGAGTGGTGCATCGATTAAACAAGCAGATGCAGCGCCAGCTGAAGGAtcagaggcaacaacaactggagAAGCTGCGGTAACCGACGGAACAGAGCTGAAGCCAGCGAACGGATCTGAGGCAACGTCAACTGCAGAATCTCAAAGCTCATCACTTGTGGTGGAATCtcagacaacagcaactcaaGCAGCTGAATCGTCAGCTGTAGGATCTGAAACTTCATCAACGAGTGAGAAAACATCTACAAATTTAGACGCTGGCCAAGAAACAACGATATCTACCGATGGAAATGATGTATCGACGACAAGTGAGCCCGCAGCTGAAACTGAGGATGAGGATGCATTTACAACAACGAAAGCACCACTTAGCATATTACGCAAGgagtttgaaaaatatttgcgtatGCTTAACATGGCAGCAAAGCTTGTACAAATTAAGcgtattgtaattaaaacaaacaactatGCAGTGGGCGCTCGTAAGTCTGGTAGGAGATGCTCGGATGATATATGGCCTATGATATGGGCTTTGGGTAATATAAGAAggtaa